A window of the Candidatus Edwardsbacteria bacterium genome harbors these coding sequences:
- a CDS encoding KpsF/GutQ family sugar-phosphate isomerase has protein sequence MKSNKKSIVNLGKKVIKTEAQALNDLADRLNGNFDQAVEILFNIKRKVIVTGVGKSGLIGQKIAATLTSTGAPAFFLHPTDALHGDLGLVRKGDAAIIISKSGETDELYELLSVLKRVGVKIIALLGKLDSPLAGLSDVVLDVSVKEEACPHDLVPTSSTTAALAMGDALAVALLDQRNFSPEDFACFHPGGGLGKRLLLKVSDLMLTGKDVPIVASGSGMKEALIEMTAKRGVTSVVDEKGKLLGIITDGDLKRLLAKTNDIFSLKVDEVIGKNPKTVDQERLAVKAAKIMEDHRVTSLLVVDKEKKPVGIIHLHDIMQAGVL, from the coding sequence ATGAAGAGCAACAAGAAAAGCATAGTCAATCTGGGAAAGAAGGTCATTAAAACCGAGGCGCAGGCCCTGAACGACCTGGCCGACCGGCTCAATGGCAATTTCGATCAGGCGGTGGAAATCCTGTTCAACATCAAGCGCAAGGTGATCGTCACCGGGGTGGGGAAGTCCGGCCTGATCGGACAGAAGATAGCCGCCACCCTGACCTCCACCGGGGCGCCGGCCTTTTTCCTGCATCCCACCGACGCCCTGCACGGCGACCTGGGGTTGGTGCGTAAGGGCGACGCGGCCATCATCATCTCCAAGAGCGGCGAGACCGACGAGCTGTACGAACTGTTATCGGTGCTCAAGCGGGTGGGGGTCAAGATAATCGCCCTGCTGGGCAAGCTGGATTCCCCGCTGGCCGGGCTGTCCGACGTGGTGCTGGATGTATCCGTAAAGGAAGAGGCCTGCCCCCATGACCTGGTGCCCACCTCCAGCACCACCGCCGCCCTGGCCATGGGCGATGCGTTGGCTGTGGCCCTGCTGGACCAGCGCAATTTCAGCCCGGAGGATTTTGCCTGTTTCCATCCCGGCGGCGGCTTGGGCAAAAGGCTGCTGCTAAAGGTGTCCGACCTGATGCTGACCGGCAAGGATGTCCCCATAGTCGCCAGCGGATCGGGCATGAAGGAGGCCCTGATAGAGATGACCGCCAAGCGCGGAGTTACTTCGGTAGTTGATGAGAAGGGCAAACTGCTGGGCATCATCACCGACGGCGACCTGAAGCGGCTATTGGCCAAGACCAACGACATCTTTTCCTTAAAGGTGGACGAGGTGATAGGCAAGAACCCCAAGACGGTGGATCAGGAGCGCCTGGCGGTGAAGGCCGCCAAGATAATGGAGGACCACCGGGTGACCTCCCTGCTGGTGGTGGACAAGGAGAAGAAGCCGGTGGGGATCATCCATCTGCATGATATCATGCAGGCGGGAGTCTTATAG
- a CDS encoding mucoidy inhibitor MuiA family protein, with amino-acid sequence MKKITLISALVLIAVSAFALQTIEQKTPISQVVIYNDRVEITRMHKTGYQPGEYQFKMTDLPSSLDENSVRASGSGTAEVKINGVKIETVYLDTTTNQKYKALEDSVEQLKEQQKIYDDRYSLLQKEADYLEKIKNASTAVPSGRESEKPKSTTVSEWTGLYNFYDAKFEAINKEQRNIEKSKKVLQAKLNALQNRLHKISAGANLTKKNVSVSFTVKKEGSLALSLSYMMMGASWHPQYDIRVSPENKEVEFTYYGVIYQNTGEDWKNVKVTLSTAQPSISGAMPALKPWYVDVYQQYYQKGQASQRAKQNIAYSKQMQQAPAEQIAITGGFNAEYGEAASGVVNTSLSTSDVEFTGTSYVYQTPGENNIPSDGEPHKIPIAFETLKADFEYSSAPRLKQYAYLQGKVKNSTEYPFIAGDINVFFGNNFVGSSAINTVIPSEKFDVSLGIDEGIKITRQKVKDLTEGSKKIKKTYGYKVTVKNLKKTKEILTVNEQYPVSRNDKIKVKLVSPKFDDEKLEFGIKEKANGLIEWKMELGPQEKTEMELEYILEYPSGVSVTGL; translated from the coding sequence ATGAAAAAGATCACACTCATTTCAGCCCTGGTGCTGATCGCTGTCAGCGCCTTTGCCCTGCAGACCATCGAGCAAAAGACCCCCATCTCACAGGTGGTCATCTATAACGACCGGGTGGAGATAACCCGGATGCACAAGACCGGCTATCAGCCGGGGGAGTATCAGTTCAAAATGACCGACTTGCCGTCCTCGCTGGACGAGAACTCGGTGCGGGCCTCCGGGAGCGGCACGGCCGAGGTCAAGATAAACGGGGTGAAGATCGAGACGGTGTACTTAGACACCACCACCAACCAGAAGTACAAGGCCCTGGAGGATTCGGTGGAACAGCTCAAAGAACAGCAGAAGATATACGACGACCGTTACAGCCTGCTGCAGAAGGAGGCCGATTATTTGGAAAAGATAAAGAATGCCAGCACTGCAGTGCCTTCAGGCAGGGAATCCGAAAAGCCCAAATCCACCACGGTCAGCGAGTGGACCGGGCTGTATAATTTCTACGACGCCAAATTCGAAGCGATAAACAAGGAACAGCGGAACATAGAGAAGAGCAAAAAGGTCCTTCAGGCAAAGCTGAACGCTCTGCAGAACCGTCTGCACAAGATATCGGCCGGGGCCAACCTGACCAAGAAGAACGTGAGCGTCAGCTTTACTGTCAAAAAGGAGGGCAGCCTGGCCTTGAGCCTCAGCTACATGATGATGGGGGCCTCCTGGCATCCCCAGTACGATATCCGGGTGTCGCCGGAGAACAAGGAGGTGGAGTTCACCTATTACGGGGTGATATACCAGAACACCGGCGAGGATTGGAAGAACGTCAAAGTAACGCTGTCCACCGCTCAGCCGTCCATCTCCGGCGCCATGCCGGCCCTCAAGCCCTGGTATGTCGACGTCTACCAGCAGTACTACCAGAAGGGGCAGGCCTCGCAAAGGGCCAAACAGAATATTGCCTACAGCAAGCAAATGCAACAAGCCCCTGCAGAGCAAATAGCTATAACAGGTGGTTTTAATGCAGAATATGGCGAGGCCGCATCTGGTGTTGTAAATACATCCCTGTCAACGTCGGATGTGGAATTCACAGGCACCTCCTATGTCTACCAGACCCCGGGTGAGAACAACATCCCCTCGGACGGCGAGCCGCATAAGATACCCATCGCCTTCGAGACTTTAAAGGCGGATTTCGAATACTCCTCGGCCCCCCGCCTGAAGCAGTATGCCTACCTGCAGGGCAAGGTCAAGAATTCCACCGAATATCCCTTCATCGCCGGGGACATCAACGTCTTCTTCGGCAACAATTTCGTGGGAAGCTCGGCCATCAACACCGTCATCCCCTCGGAGAAGTTCGACGTCTCGCTGGGCATAGACGAGGGCATCAAGATCACCCGGCAGAAGGTGAAGGACCTGACCGAGGGAAGCAAGAAGATCAAGAAGACCTACGGCTACAAGGTGACGGTCAAGAACCTTAAAAAGACCAAGGAGATACTGACGGTCAACGAGCAGTATCCGGTGTCGCGCAACGATAAGATCAAGGTCAAACTGGTGTCGCCAAAGTTCGACGACGAGAAGCTGGAATTCGGGATCAAGGAAAAGGCCAACGGTCTGATAGAATGGAAGATGGAGCTGGGCCCGCAGGAGAAGACGGAGATGGAACTGGAGTACATCCTGGAATATCCCAGCGGGGTCAGCGTAACGGGGCTGTAG
- the kdsA gene encoding 3-deoxy-8-phosphooctulonate synthase yields the protein MKELIIKNVKIGNGNPLVLIAGPCVLEDESVVMRTAEEIKRITEKLKIGLVFKASYKKDNRSSAKSYQGPGLEVGLKMLEKVKKQFDVPVLSDVHYPEEVAACAQVLDIIQIPAYLCMQTELTLKVAQTGKVVNIKKGQFLAPEDMGHIVKKIEEAGNTNILLTERGSCFGYHNLVVDFKSLPIMRSLGYPVVFDVTHTIRKYGKPSSDPAGGSPEFIEPLARAGVACGCDAIFIETHPKPCEAKCDAASMLELSKLERLLESLIELDQVVRKHV from the coding sequence ATGAAAGAACTGATCATTAAGAACGTGAAGATAGGCAACGGAAATCCGCTGGTCCTGATAGCCGGGCCTTGCGTGCTGGAGGACGAATCGGTGGTGATGAGGACCGCCGAGGAGATAAAAAGGATCACCGAAAAGCTGAAGATAGGCCTGGTGTTCAAGGCCTCCTACAAAAAGGACAACCGCTCGTCGGCCAAGAGCTATCAGGGGCCGGGACTGGAGGTCGGGTTGAAAATGCTGGAAAAGGTCAAAAAACAGTTTGATGTACCGGTACTCTCCGATGTCCACTATCCCGAGGAGGTGGCTGCCTGCGCCCAGGTGTTGGACATCATCCAGATCCCGGCCTACCTGTGCATGCAGACAGAGCTGACATTAAAAGTTGCCCAGACCGGCAAGGTGGTCAACATAAAAAAGGGACAATTCCTGGCCCCGGAGGACATGGGGCACATCGTCAAAAAGATCGAGGAGGCCGGCAATACCAACATTCTTCTGACCGAGCGGGGCAGCTGCTTCGGCTACCACAACCTGGTGGTTGATTTCAAGTCCCTGCCCATAATGCGCTCGCTGGGCTATCCGGTGGTGTTCGACGTCACCCACACCATTCGCAAGTACGGCAAACCGTCCAGCGATCCGGCCGGAGGTAGCCCTGAGTTCATCGAACCGCTGGCCCGGGCCGGGGTGGCCTGCGGCTGTGACGCCATCTTCATCGAGACCCACCCCAAACCCTGCGAGGCCAAGTGCGATGCGGCCAGCATGCTGGAACTGTCGAAGTTGGAGCGGCTGCTGGAGAGCCTGATCGAATTGGATCAGGTGGTCAGGAAGCACGTTTAA
- a CDS encoding tetratricopeptide repeat protein — protein MNSGSQDSFKKSPRYKRPMLWLESAGSGAYYPYEIIDRKIDTLEIIGEWNQMGVLLRRSLKALEVFEDKRIIAEAYSRLGSLKVNQGEYSEAGELFDKSLEIFRNTEDKRGQGRVLCNISNIYHNRGDFNRALECLGESLRYAEELGWKQGISRAIGNMGIMYYEKGDFNQAIEHYQKAMDISRELGDQETETISVGNIGMIYQENGDYPKALDYCTRYLKMAQRQGNKQVISYALGNIGSLYFEMDELEKAKNFFRQYREISLELGDKPGLIVACDDMGVTEMFLGNYRASQEYFDKALELTEELGNMENLAVLMANMGKLQTRLGRIEQAEEYFIKGAGIAQKTENKFQLSQNYYFLAGHYFKTGRYQLARENNQKALGLAMETNCQDVIIKAGILENLLLAMDDRPGAVAGLDSILPDAPADKYKAEINYHLFKLTGQEANREAAADLYRELWQKSGNIDYRDRLKELQSSVK, from the coding sequence ATGAACAGCGGCTCCCAAGACAGCTTTAAGAAAAGCCCCAGATACAAGAGACCGATGCTCTGGCTGGAGTCGGCCGGATCCGGCGCTTATTACCCTTACGAAATAATCGACCGAAAGATCGACACCCTGGAAATAATCGGCGAATGGAACCAGATGGGGGTCTTGTTGCGGCGCTCCCTGAAGGCCTTGGAAGTGTTCGAGGACAAGAGGATAATTGCCGAGGCCTACAGCCGGCTGGGAAGCCTGAAGGTCAACCAGGGGGAGTATTCGGAGGCCGGCGAATTATTCGATAAATCCCTGGAGATCTTTAGAAACACCGAGGACAAAAGGGGACAGGGCCGGGTGCTGTGCAACATCTCCAACATTTACCATAACCGAGGGGATTTTAACCGTGCCTTGGAATGCCTGGGCGAATCCCTGCGATACGCCGAGGAGCTGGGGTGGAAGCAGGGGATCAGCCGGGCCATCGGGAACATGGGCATCATGTATTACGAAAAAGGCGATTTCAACCAAGCTATAGAACACTATCAAAAGGCCATGGACATCTCCCGGGAACTGGGCGACCAGGAGACCGAGACCATCTCGGTGGGCAATATCGGTATGATCTATCAGGAGAACGGCGATTACCCCAAGGCTCTGGATTATTGCACCCGCTACCTGAAGATGGCCCAGCGGCAGGGGAACAAGCAGGTAATAAGTTATGCCCTGGGAAACATAGGTTCCCTCTATTTTGAGATGGACGAATTGGAAAAGGCCAAAAATTTCTTCAGGCAATATCGGGAAATCTCCCTGGAGCTTGGGGACAAGCCGGGGCTGATAGTGGCCTGCGACGACATGGGTGTCACCGAGATGTTCCTGGGGAACTACCGGGCCAGCCAGGAGTATTTTGACAAAGCCCTGGAGTTGACCGAAGAACTGGGCAATATGGAGAACCTGGCGGTCCTGATGGCCAACATGGGAAAGTTGCAAACCAGGCTGGGACGGATAGAGCAGGCCGAGGAATATTTTATTAAGGGGGCGGGCATTGCCCAAAAGACCGAGAATAAATTCCAGCTGTCGCAGAACTATTATTTTCTGGCCGGCCATTATTTTAAGACCGGGCGTTACCAGCTTGCCCGGGAGAATAATCAAAAGGCCCTGGGACTGGCTATGGAAACCAACTGCCAAGATGTGATCATAAAAGCGGGCATACTGGAGAACCTGCTGCTGGCAATGGACGACAGGCCCGGAGCCGTTGCCGGTCTGGACTCCATACTGCCGGATGCCCCGGCAGATAAATACAAAGCGGAAATAAACTATCATCTTTTCAAACTGACCGGCCAGGAGGCAAACAGGGAGGCCGCCGCCGACCTTTACCGGGAGCTTTGGCAGAAATCGGGCAATATCGATTACCGGGACCGGCTGAAAGAACTGCAATCATCCGTGAAATAA